The DNA sequence ATAATTGCATTATTATTTGCACCTAAATCTGGCAAAGAATTAAGAGAAGATATTAAGAAAAAGTCTCAGGATTTTATGGAAGATGCCGAAACTTATTTATCTTCTGCAAAAGAAAAAGCTACACAATTAATTAATGAGGGTAAAAAAAAATCTGAAAAACTTGTTGCTGAAGCTAAAGAGAAAGTAGATGCCCTTTTAAGTGAAGCAGAAAAAATTTTAAGCGAAGCAAAAGATAAGGCAGGAAATGTTGTACAATCAACAAAAGAAAAAGTTGAAAAAGAAGGGGAGAGATTAAAAACTGCAATAAAAGCCGGGGTTGATACATATCGAACCGAAAAAGAAGCTTGATAAATGGATATTGTCATTAATATTTTATTAGTTATTCTTATTATTTCTGCTTCTGTATTATGTATATATTTAATATTTACACTTAAAAGTCTTATACGAGAAGCAGAGGCAATTAGAAAAGATGTGCATGATATTGTTGAAAAAGCTCTTCCAGTGCTGGAGAACTTGAATGATGTTTCGAATCGTGCATCGAGAGTTGTAAGTGATATAGAAAATTACTGGGAAGAGGTTGATAGTTCAATAAAAAAAATTAAAGAGAAAATTGCTAACTTCACTTCACTAAAAACATTTCAAGGGAATGATAATCCTGCAAAGGATTTTATAAAAAATCTACGTGCTCTTTTCAAAGGCATATCAACTTTTTGGCAAACATTTAAGAAAAAATAATTTTGGTTCTAAAGTAAGGAGAAATAATCTTGAAAGAGTTCAATGCAGAATCAATAAGAAACTTAGCATTAATCGGTCATGGTGGAAGTGGCAAAACTTCTATTTCTGAATTATTATTATTTACAACGGGACAAATTAACAGAATAGGAAAAATTGAAGAAGGAAATACTGTATCTGACTTTAATCAAAATGAGATTGAAAGACAAATTTCCATAGCCGCTTCTACCTTAAATATGGAATGGAATAGTACTAAAGTTAATTTAATTGATACTCCGGGATTCCCGGATTTTATTGGTCAGGTAATTTCTAGTTTATATGTAGTTGATGTTGCTGTCTCTGTAATTAAAAGTGCAGAAGGTGTTGAAGTAGGTACAGAATTAACCTGGGATTATGTAAAAAAATATAAGCTTCCTGCTGCAATAATTATCAACAAAGTTGATAATGAACATTCCAAGTTTTTTGATACCGTACAAATGGCAAAAAACCGATTGAGTCCAGATGTAACTGTTGTTGCTTTTCCAGTTAAAGAAGGAGTTAATTTTAATTCCATTATTGATTTAATAAAAATGAAAATGGTGACTTACGATGCTCCTGGTACTAAAAAGATTAGCGAAAGTGAAATACCAGCTGAATTGATGGATAAAGCTAAAAAATTAAGAGAAGAACTGATTGAAAAAGTTGCGGAATCTGATGAAGAGTTGATGAACAAGTTTTTTGAAGAAGGCACATTAAGCGAAGATGATTTAAATAAAGGTATTAAAGCTGCAATTATTAAAAAAGGATTAATTCCTGTATTTCCATTTGCAGCTACAAAAGGTGTTGGTGCTAATACTTTCCTTGATTTTATTGTTCATTACTTCCCGGCACCAAATGAAAGAGAACCTATCGAAGCTTTAATGAAAGAAGGAAATACAAAAGTAAAAGTAAATTGTGACGCAAACGGTGAACCAGTTTTGTTTATCTTTAAATCTCTTTCAGAACAACATGTTGGCGAATTATCTATCTTTAAAATTTATTCAGGAACGTTAACACCTGGAATAGATTTAATTAATACACATAAAAATAAAGTTGAAAGATTAGGTCAGCTATTTACACTAAATGGTAGAAATAGAACTGAAGTAAGTAAACTATATGCAGGTGATATAGGTGCAGTAGTTAAATTGAAAGATAGTCACACTGGCGATACTCTTTGCTCAAAGAACTTTACAGTTGTTCTTCCAGAAATTGAATATCCAGAACCTGTAATTCGTTTTGCTGTAAAACCAAAAGCTAAAGGTGACGAAGATAAAATTTCCGCTGCATTGCATACTGCACACGAAGAAGAACCTACATTAATATCAAAGTATGATCCAGAAATTTCTCAGACAGTAATTGCAGGACAGGGAGAACTTCAATTAAATCTTGCTATAAAACTTCTTAAAGATCGATATGGAGTTGATGTGGATTTAGTTGAACCAAAAATTCCATATCGCGAGACAATTAAAGGTGTTTGTGAAGATGCAGAATATAAACACAAAAAACAATCAGGTGGACGTGGTCAATATGGTCATGTACATTTGAAATTGGAACCACTTCCACGTGGTGCCGGTTTTGAATTTGTTGATGCAATTGTTGGTGGTGTTGTACCTGGACGATTTGTACCTGCGGTTGAAAAGGGACTCAGAGAAACTATGGCAAAAGGGATTCTAACTGGAAGTAAAGTTGTTGATATTAGAGTAACCTTATTTGATGGTACACATCATCCGGTCGATTCTGATGAAATTTCATTTAAAATTGCTGCATCTCAAGCCTTTAAAAAAGGTTTCCTTGAAGCTAAACCAGTTCTCCTTGAACCAATTTATGACGTAACCATCAAAATTCCAGAAGAATTTATGGGTGATGTAATGGGCGATATATCAAGTAGACGTGGTAAAATTCAGGGTATGGATTCAGAAAGTCCTTTCCAGATAATTAAAGCAAAAATTCCACTTGCAGAATTGCATAAATATTCAACTCAATTGCGTAGTTTAACTTCTGGAAGAGGAATGTTCACAATGAGCTTTTCTCATTACGAAGAAGTACCAAAAGAAATCGAAGCAAAAATTATTGAAGAATATCAAAAACAAAAAGAAGAAGAAGCAGAATAAATTATTTCTATTTAATTTTGAGGCGGAATTATTTCCGCCTTTTTTATTTATAGGAGATATATGAAAAGACTCTGGTCTCCCTGGCGATCACAATATATTGAATCTTTTATAAGAAAAAAGAATAATAACGAATGCATTTTTTGTAATGCAGTTAACGAAAATATCAATGATGATAATTGCTTGAAAGTATTCGAAGGTAAATTATGTTATGTGATGTTAAATTTATATCCATACAATAGTGGTCATGTAATGGTTATTCCACATCGTCATATTTCTTCATTCAGTCAATTAACTTCAGAAGAGATGATTGAAATAATGGAAACTGTTAAATTGACACTGGAAGCACTTGATATTACAATGAAACCACATGGTTATAACTACGGTGCAAATCTTGGAAAAGCAGCTGGAGCTGGTATAGATGACCACATCCATTTTCATGTTGTGCCGAGATGGGATGGCGATACAAACTTTATTCCTGTTCTTGGAGAAGTAAAAGTAATATCTCAGGATTTACTTCAAACAAAAAAAAATTTAATTAACGCATTTGAAAAGATAATTAATAAAAAAAATGAAAAATAAAATTAATGTTCTCGTAGCTCCAAATAGTTTTAAAGAATGTGCAGATTCTGTTGAACTTGTAAAATTATTTGAAATCTCTTTTGATAAAATTCTTAAAAGCAATATTAAACCATATGTTGATTTTATTTATAAACCAATCTCCGATGGAGGAGATGGATTTTTAGAAGTATGTAAATACCATTTCGGTTTAGAAAAACTTCATTTTGAAATTTCTAATCCACATAACAATGAAAAATTTTTATGCCCTGTCGGTTATTGGGAAGAAAAAAAATTATTATTTATTGAATCTGCAGAGGTTCTGGGATTTAAAAAAATACCAGAAGAATTTCGTAATCCAATGGTGCTCTCTTCAAAAGGAATGGGAGAACTTTTACTCCAGATACTTGATGGATGCGAAAATGGTTTAATTGATATTGAAAAGATATTAATAGGAATTGGAGGAACAGGAACAAATGACCTCGGTCTCGGAATGATGGAAGTATTTGGACTGGAATTATATGATAAAGAAAATAATAAATTAGAAGTAATTCCAAAAAATTTTGAATTAGCTCAAAAAATTGTTGTACCAGAAATTCAACTGCCTTTTAAAATAGAAACTATAATAGATGTTCAAAATCCTTTACTCGGTAATAAAGGTGCAATCAAAGCTTTTGCTCGTCAAAAAGGAGCAAAAGAAGAAGATATAATTCATCTTGAAAAAGGTTTTCAAAACATTCTAAAAGAGCTTGAACTTGATAATGAATTTATTTCTAAACTAAGTGGAGCAGGTGGAGGATTAGCAGCAGGATTTAAAATATTTTTTAATGCCGAAGAAATGTATGCAACTGATTTTATCAAAAATAATCTCAATATAAATTCTGAAAGTAGTATCTATAATCTTGTTATAACAGGAGAAGGAAAATTTGATTTCCAGAGCCAGATGAATAAAGGTTCTATGATAATTGCAAATGAATTTACAAAAAAGAATATTCCTGTTTTTATTGTTTGTGGCGAAGCAAATGTAAATTTACCTGATGATGAAAATATTCGTGTTATAGAATTAGCTGAATATTTTGATACTACAGAAGAATCAATTAAAAATATCGACCTTGGTATTGAAATAGCATGTAAACAAATAATTAAATTTATTACAAAACTTATTGAATAAATAAAGTGACAAAAATGGAAAATGAATTTGAGAAAATAGAAAGGGTAAAAGTAGCAGCACTTGATGAAATTCTTGGTAAAAAATTTCCTGTCCTTGATGATGGTTTTATTCGAGTAATTGACTATATGGGTTCAGATGAATCGATTGTTCAGGCTGCAAGAGTTTCTTATGGAAAAGGAACAAAAAAAGTTAGCGAAGATAGAGCTTTAATAAGATATTTATTACGTAATAGACATACAACACCATTTGAAATGTGTGAAATTAAATTTCATGTTCGAGTACCAATGGATACATGGCGTCAATGGATTAGACATCGCACTGCAAATGTTAATGAATATTCAACACGATACTCAATTGCAATAGATGCTACACAAAAAACCAGTCCAACTCAATGGCGTATTCAAGCTAAAGATAATAAACAGGGGAGTGATGGTTTTTTAAATGAAGAAATTGGTAAAAAACTTTCTCAACGCGAAGAAGAACTTCAAAATTTTGCACGAGAAATATACCAGGAAAGACTTGAACTTGGTGTTGCTCGTGAACAGGCAAGAAAAGATTTGCCACTTTCAACTTACACAGAAGCTTACTGGAAAATTGATCTTCATAACCTTTTGCATTTTTTATCTCTTAGAATGGATTCTCATGCACAATATGAAATTCGTAGTTATGCAAATGTAATAGGGAACGAAATTGTTTCTCGCTGGTGTCCAATAACATGGGAAGCATTTCAGGATTATCAGATGAACTCACTTTCACTCTCTGCTAATGAAATTAAAATTGTTAATGCAATAATTCATAATAAAATTGATGATGCTTTAAAAATTGCTAAAGAATTAGGCTGGTTAAATAAAATTGAAAATAGACTGGTGCGTAACAGAGAAAGAAATGAATTTGAAGAAAAATTGGAACGCCTGGGATTGCAAAAACCATGGTGAGTTAATTTTTTCAATTAATCGACTAAATATTAAGATTCTCGTAGTGTGATACACTTCATGAAA is a window from the Rosettibacter firmus genome containing:
- a CDS encoding HIT family protein, whose amino-acid sequence is MKRLWSPWRSQYIESFIRKKNNNECIFCNAVNENINDDNCLKVFEGKLCYVMLNLYPYNSGHVMVIPHRHISSFSQLTSEEMIEIMETVKLTLEALDITMKPHGYNYGANLGKAAGAGIDDHIHFHVVPRWDGDTNFIPVLGEVKVISQDLLQTKKNLINAFEKIINKKNEK
- the thyX gene encoding FAD-dependent thymidylate synthase — encoded protein: MENEFEKIERVKVAALDEILGKKFPVLDDGFIRVIDYMGSDESIVQAARVSYGKGTKKVSEDRALIRYLLRNRHTTPFEMCEIKFHVRVPMDTWRQWIRHRTANVNEYSTRYSIAIDATQKTSPTQWRIQAKDNKQGSDGFLNEEIGKKLSQREEELQNFAREIYQERLELGVAREQARKDLPLSTYTEAYWKIDLHNLLHFLSLRMDSHAQYEIRSYANVIGNEIVSRWCPITWEAFQDYQMNSLSLSANEIKIVNAIIHNKIDDALKIAKELGWLNKIENRLVRNRERNEFEEKLERLGLQKPW
- the fusA gene encoding elongation factor G, with amino-acid sequence MKEFNAESIRNLALIGHGGSGKTSISELLLFTTGQINRIGKIEEGNTVSDFNQNEIERQISIAASTLNMEWNSTKVNLIDTPGFPDFIGQVISSLYVVDVAVSVIKSAEGVEVGTELTWDYVKKYKLPAAIIINKVDNEHSKFFDTVQMAKNRLSPDVTVVAFPVKEGVNFNSIIDLIKMKMVTYDAPGTKKISESEIPAELMDKAKKLREELIEKVAESDEELMNKFFEEGTLSEDDLNKGIKAAIIKKGLIPVFPFAATKGVGANTFLDFIVHYFPAPNEREPIEALMKEGNTKVKVNCDANGEPVLFIFKSLSEQHVGELSIFKIYSGTLTPGIDLINTHKNKVERLGQLFTLNGRNRTEVSKLYAGDIGAVVKLKDSHTGDTLCSKNFTVVLPEIEYPEPVIRFAVKPKAKGDEDKISAALHTAHEEEPTLISKYDPEISQTVIAGQGELQLNLAIKLLKDRYGVDVDLVEPKIPYRETIKGVCEDAEYKHKKQSGGRGQYGHVHLKLEPLPRGAGFEFVDAIVGGVVPGRFVPAVEKGLRETMAKGILTGSKVVDIRVTLFDGTHHPVDSDEISFKIAASQAFKKGFLEAKPVLLEPIYDVTIKIPEEFMGDVMGDISSRRGKIQGMDSESPFQIIKAKIPLAELHKYSTQLRSLTSGRGMFTMSFSHYEEVPKEIEAKIIEEYQKQKEEEAE
- a CDS encoding DUF948 domain-containing protein, which codes for MDIVINILLVILIISASVLCIYLIFTLKSLIREAEAIRKDVHDIVEKALPVLENLNDVSNRASRVVSDIENYWEEVDSSIKKIKEKIANFTSLKTFQGNDNPAKDFIKNLRALFKGISTFWQTFKKK
- a CDS encoding glycerate kinase — its product is MKNKINVLVAPNSFKECADSVELVKLFEISFDKILKSNIKPYVDFIYKPISDGGDGFLEVCKYHFGLEKLHFEISNPHNNEKFLCPVGYWEEKKLLFIESAEVLGFKKIPEEFRNPMVLSSKGMGELLLQILDGCENGLIDIEKILIGIGGTGTNDLGLGMMEVFGLELYDKENNKLEVIPKNFELAQKIVVPEIQLPFKIETIIDVQNPLLGNKGAIKAFARQKGAKEEDIIHLEKGFQNILKELELDNEFISKLSGAGGGLAAGFKIFFNAEEMYATDFIKNNLNINSESSIYNLVITGEGKFDFQSQMNKGSMIIANEFTKKNIPVFIVCGEANVNLPDDENIRVIELAEYFDTTEESIKNIDLGIEIACKQIIKFITKLIE
- a CDS encoding YtxH domain-containing protein, whose protein sequence is MASEDNGLGKGLLIGFLTGAAVGSIIALLFAPKSGKELREDIKKKSQDFMEDAETYLSSAKEKATQLINEGKKKSEKLVAEAKEKVDALLSEAEKILSEAKDKAGNVVQSTKEKVEKEGERLKTAIKAGVDTYRTEKEA